The genomic DNA TGATGCCGGCGGGGCGCTGAGCCTGTTGCGCTTGCTCTTGGGCGCTTTGGTTGCCAACCAGGCTGTTTATAGTCTCACCCCCCGCTCCAGGGGCATCTCGGCGCAGGGGGATGAGTCCGTTGCAGTGCTACAGGGCAGGCGGTAAGGCGCAATGAGCCGGGTTATCACCTCGAATAACGCCAGCCCTGAGCGCGTGATCCTTGTGGATCGCGGCGGCAATGGCGATTTCACCTCGATCCAGATGGCAATTGACGCCGCCTCAGCCCGCTCGCCCGCTGCCACGAACCCCTGGCTGGTGCTGGTGGCGCCGGGTGTCTATGCCGAAAACCTGACTTTAGCCGATCATGTCCATCTTGCCAGCCTGGGCTTGCAGGATACGGTCATCCTGCAAGCCAACAACCCGCCGTTGATCGAAGCTGCGCAGTGCAGCATGAGGGGCTTTCGCCTGGAAGGTGCTGCCAGCCCGCTGATCCGCGCTGCCTCGAACTTCAGCGGCAAACTCAGCCTGCAGGAAGTGTTGATTGAAGCAACGGTAGCCGAGCAGGATGCTTTGCGCCTGGACGGCGGTCAGGTGGAGATGCAGGAGTGTCGCTGGACGGTGGGCGGGCGGCTGGTCGTGAACGGAGGCACGTTGACCGTGCGGCGTTGCCATTTGATTCATCAACATGCTTCGCCGCTCGCGCCCACTCAGGCGACGATTGAGGTCAGCGGCGGCGCCCTCTGGCTGGAATACAGCCTGGTGGAAAACAAAGCTCACCCCGCCAGCGGTGGTAGCGCCCTGAAGTTCACCTTACAGGCTCCCAGTTCGGTCAGGCTCTGGCACTGCATCTTGCGCGCCGCCGGTGGTTACAGCGTAGATAGCACCCTCAACCTCAATGCCGTCATTGCCGCCTGCCGTATGAACGCCGAGGTAAATCTGAGCAAAATCGCCGGGGTGTTGGATTATGCTGTCTATCCTGCCTTATGAGCCACAGCATTTGAAGTGGTCTGGTAAAGCTGACTCTTGATTGCGTTTGGCAGAGAAGGTTGTCGGTCAAGCGCACGAAGACTTCAGCCAACCTGAAGAATCGAGTTTGCAAGGAGGAAGAATGGACTTACGCTATCCCCTCGAGCGAGTTTATCCGTTGACGCAGGGTTTCAGCCAGCAGCATCGCGGTCTGGACTGGGGAGCGCCGTTGAATAGCCGGGTGCTGGCGGCAGCCGCTGGGCGGGTGCGCTGGATTGCCATTCAGCCGCAGGGTTACGGCTTGTATCTGACCCTGGAACATGAGGGTGGAGCGGTGACGTTGTATGCTCATCTGGAACGGGTGCTGGTCGAGCTGGCTCAAACCGTCTCGGCAGGGCAACCGCTTGCCCTGAGCGGCAGTAGCGGTAATTCCAGCGGACCTCATCTGCACTTTGAATACCGACCGGATGGCAAGCGCGGGGTAGATCCCACACCTTACTTTCTGCCGCTGCCTGAATCGCCTTCCCAGGAAACAGGCTTGTTTCAGCACCCTGCGCCGATTCGGGTGCGGATGGGGGATCGGGTGATTTTGCGGCGGGGCTTCGATTACGTCAATCTGCGCCCTGAACCCGCTTATGGAGCCGCGATCCCCGACATCGGCGATTTCTGTGGCGGCGCAGCGGTTGAGGTGCTGGAA from Anaerolineae bacterium includes the following:
- a CDS encoding peptidase M23B, producing the protein MDLRYPLERVYPLTQGFSQQHRGLDWGAPLNSRVLAAAAGRVRWIAIQPQGYGLYLTLEHEGGAVTLYAHLERVLVELAQTVSAGQPLALSGSSGNSSGPHLHFEYRPDGKRGVDPTPYFLPLPESPSQETGLFQHPAPIRVRMGDRVILRRGFDYVNLRPEPAYGAAIPDIGDFCGGAAVEVLEQRGEMVAIKVWVHGGYLEHFKEKP